The Ananas comosus cultivar F153 linkage group 6, ASM154086v1, whole genome shotgun sequence genome segment ACCCTCCTTATGTAGATGAAGGTCCAGGACCATCTAGTGTTCATCAATGGTCGGCTTGGCCAGTAAGAAAtactatccctccttatcaaaatgaagatCCATCATGTACTCATCGTGAATGGACCAATCGGGGAGTGACTACAACTGATCTATTGGACGTAAGTAGAAGTGATGAGGAGAATGTTAGTGAAACTGATGAAGAGGATCAAGGGCGAATTGATGCTCATTCTAGTGATGACGAGGAGTCCTTTGTTGCGTGTTCTTCGGATCCTGATCATGACGGTGGTTTGAATGCCCTCGCATGCGCCATTCGAGATGAAGGTGTTGAATGGATTGAAAACTCAAATGCCAACAACGAAGATGTACCGGACCCGGTGGAATTCGTGGAATTTGAAGATCAACGACAACGGTTTGTCCTgggtaatgaattaattaatcaaagcgttgttgatgcatatagtgaATAAAATATTGATCAGGGTCCTCCAAGTGATGAAGCATGGGCTAATCGGACTTTTTCTGATAAATCATCGCTAGTAAGGGCCTTGGACGCTTGGCACATTGCACATAATGTGCAGCTTAAAGTTGTTAAGTCAAATACAACTAGATATACTGTGCAATGTGTGGTCGATTCTTGCCCTTGGAGATTACATGCCTCTCAACCAAAAGGTAGTTCATTTTTTCAAGTAAAGACTTATAAAGGTCCGCACACTTGTTTGGTTCCAATTCTAAATACAAGACATCGAAACTGCACATCATCTTTCATATGTCAATTTATACTACCTACACTGAAGGCAAGGCTTACAATGAGTCCGATGGAAATTCAAGCTCGAGTTCAGAGCGAGTTACACGTTAGCATATCATATAGCAAGGCTTGGCGGGCACAGAATAAAGCACTACAAATTATATACGGTAGTTGGGAGCAATCATACTGCGACCTTCCTCGATACTTCTCTATATTGGAAACAACAAATCCAGGAACTATTACAAAGATTGATTATATTAGTGTGGCGAGCAATACGAGAATGTTTTCACGAGCCTTTTGGGCTTTTGGACCGTCGATTCATGGTTGGGAGTATTGCCGGCCATTACTTAGTATCGATGCTACTCATCTGTATGGGAAATACGGAGGCCACGCATTAATTGCCACAGGTGTCGATGCGAATGGTGGTTTATTTCCGCTAGCTTTCGCAATTTGTGAGGGGGAGAATGGCTCAAGTTGGGAGTGGTTTTTAAGTTGCCTAAGAAGGTATATAACAAGATCTCGAGTTATTACACTAATTTCATATCGTTTTAAAGGCCTAGTGAACCTCGTTGCACTTGTATTCCCACCATCTGAAGGTCATGCTCATCGATGGTGTTTGCGACATATGAAGGCCAATATGAATATTCATTTCAAAGAAAAACacttacttaaaattttttatcgaaTTGGGAGTGCTTCCGAAGAATGGCAATATTACGCATTAAAGGAAGAATTGAAGGCTATGGATGAAGAAGCTTGGCGTTGGGTTGACAATCTTCATAACGATAGGACATACTGGGCTAAAGCTTTTGATGGTGGTCGACGATTTGGTATTATGACAACTAATCGATCGGAAAGTTTAAATGGGGTGTTGAGGGGAGTTCGCGCCTTACTAATTACAGCTTTTGTGATGACAACATTTCATCGAGTGgttgaattttttctaaaacatcGGACAGAAGGCGCTGCAATGTCCACGCAGTTTGTCACGACTGTTGAAAAAACCATCAATAGCCGGATGAGAAGTGCGAGAGGATATACCGTTCAACGATTTGCATTTCATATGTTCAACATACTTATTGGCGGGGATGATCAATACCAAGTGACTATCAATGGAAGCAGTTCTACATGTTCATGTTTGTGTTTGCAACTCACAGGAATCCCTTGTTCACATATTTTGTCATGTTGTAGTTCATCACACATGAACATAGATTATTATGGCTTATGTTCTCCTTGGTATACTGTCGAATCATATTGTAAGGCTTATGACCGCAATTCTACCCCGTACCCGATCGTCGTTATTGGATCGCGTCATATGAGTCCCCTATAGTGCCACCACGCGGGAGAAGAAAAAAGGGACGACCCAGATCTACGCGTATCCGTAATGTTATGGATGAAGCCAGTGGGAATAGGAGGGGCAAGTGTAGTATGTGTAAACAGCCTGGACATTATAAAAGCACTTGTCCTGAAAATCAGCAAAGAAGAACTGAGAGGCGTCGTCGATAGGTTTTTCTATATGAATATGACACTTAACTTCTTTAATCTTTTATACTTACGCACTAATTTTACATCATGTTGTATCtaactaagtttttttttttttacaatttcagATGGATGATCATGACGAGCCGGGACCTATTGATACATCCGTGCTGACTGAGCAGCCATGACATAGATCTGCTTTGATCAGAGAGGaggtaaattttttaaaaatattttaaatttacgtAGATCTTCTTTAACTTATGTACTAATTTACGTGCTGGCATTCACAATCATGCAGGGATATTCTCCTGTTCAATTTACGGAGCATGGCCGTAAATTGAACAGATGGCAGTGCGAGCATCCTGCGGTGTTGGACTTATTACGCCGAGCAGGATTTTATTACGTTTCACGATTGCGCCGCCTACAGCTCGATCAGTCATTATTGGGAGCATTAGTCGAGAGATGGCGGCGGGAGACACAGAGTTTTCATTTGCGACATGGAGAGATGAGTATTACTTTGATGGACGTCGCAGTTATTACGGGACTCCCCGTCGATAGTGCGGCAGTGACTGGAGGGGGATCCTATCAGTGGGCAGAGCTCTGTGGATTACTTCTCAGGGTGGTTCCGGAGGATATTAGGGGTGGTGAGATCAAGATAGATTGGTTATATCAGCAGTTCCATGATATCCCTTTAGACGCACCTGAGGCTATTGTTAGAGCTACGGCTAGAGTATATATACTATTTCAGATAGGATGTAGCTTGTTTCCAAATCCAAGCGGGAACAGGGTGCATTTGAAATGGCTGCCACATCTAGAGGATTTTGACCTTTGTGTTGCATTAGCATGGGGTGCAGCCGCGCTAGCACATCTTTATCGCGCCCTAGGAAATGCTTGCATCAGGGGAAAGGTCGAGTGTTGTTGTTTTGGGACATTAGTTCAGGTACAATACTTCTAACAAGAAGACCCTTATAATACTTCTAGTTAAGTCATGGTTTTTGTAAAATTTCTAACaggaatgtttttttttttgtatagatATGGGCATGGGACCACCTACATATTGGCCGCCCTGAGGTAGTAGGCCCGCAGCCTGAGCTTGTCGACATGCCATTAGGGTGTCGGTaagtattttttcattttaagttttctatatactaatttttcataactaatatgatataaatgaaacAGGTGGAATACTAGATTAGCATTTCGGGACAATGTCAGGACTACTGACATTGAGTTTTATCGTGATCAGCTGGATCAGCAGTTAGAGTCTCAGGTATATACAAGTTACTCAATCTGTCGAATTTTGTATTCAATAATGTGATTTATCAGTATCTTCCCATTAGGAACACTTAGTTGCATGTCAAGTTTTACTCTAGCTGCATGCCTCAGGCCAATGTATAGAACATAccaaaacccaataaaaaacATCTCCTTTGCAACATGAAGATATAAATGGTGTGTATCCAACAAATAAAAAGCTATAACACTAATAAGTGTGTTCAAGTACACAAACAAACCATCCCAATGTAATGTAAGGATGAATGAATAACGCGTGTATAgaagctaggctactatactatctatactatatatagagctaggctactatatagaagaatctaaatttcttcaaattctgatagaaaatactttaaactatatagattaagattaacattcttgatcttgaatttaaaagtcctatgctcaaattttaaagaatattcaattttcaccgtctaTTTTCACAAAAGATCattatatgtattttgatagctaatcatatgtatttttcacaatagattATATGGAGGCCTTATGACGACGCAGTGTTAGAGACGCTCCCACCTTTTTGTCTGGCGGGGTCCCAGGTTTGGCGATCGAGGACTACCTTAGTCTGCTTCCACATTATTGAGCTCCATCATCCCGATCGTGTGCTTCGCCAGTTTGGACTACTACAACATATACCTGAACCTGTGCTTGCCATACCTCGCATCAATTCACGAGGCAGagcagatgaggattgggcggCATACCACGCCTCATACATTGAGCGTTGGAATGATAGATTGGTAGATATAGCAGAGGTGGCCCCTGAGACAGATCCAGATCCGATACGAGCTACCACTGtttacatgcagtggtattggaCGATCACCAGGAGGTGGATATCTAGACCTGTACAACGGCCACCACTTGCCTATCAGCCATGTGGACACGTCGAGAGAGTATTGGTATGATTGTAATtgcaaatatctttttatattaatttttatatatacaagaaagtttcgtataatcttttttgattgtgcttttatttcaggTTGATATCGTGCAGAGATCACATTATACGATCAGACGTGTCCTACCCGATATTTCAGGAGGTGGAGTCTTAGCTACCCTATCACAGGTCGCCGATCAGATGGAGGCAGTTCTGGAGACTTTACCTACGCTTCCACACTATGTACCTCCAGGATCAGCAGACTATGGTGGAGCATCGACGTCCGGGCATGCACCCGTATATAGTCCACCGATGCCATCATCACCGATAGGGGAGCCACCTTATGTTGATGTTACGGACCCGGCACCAGCACCAGTACCGCAGGATCCAGCTCGAGCAGgtgatattgtttattttaggcGTCGACGGCGATCGAGGTCTATCCGTACAgatcagccctcctcttcagctcctccacggccagatcagccctcctcttcagctcctccacggccAGACATACTACCGGCACATGCTACTGCTGTGATTGAGCCGGTTATTGAGGGTGCTGCTATAGAGCATCTAGACCAGTTGGAGATCTTGGAGCCTTTTGATGAGCATGATGTTGGTCGTGGTCGCGGACGTGGTAGGCGACGTGGTCGAGGAGGTCGAGGGAGGAgaacatgatattatatttatatattattgtataacttgcatttattttgtatattctgttttgattatttgGTATTGATTATATTATTGAGATTCTATTGGTTGTGATGTTGTAAtgtgtattaattttgtgatgttgtgatgtgtattacttttgtgatgttgtgatgtgttGTGATATGTATTGATAGGTATCTGTATTGTATTCTTGTATTGAATcttgtaattgatttttctgcGGCAAATTAATTGCTGTGTGTGTGGTagcattggacacggtgaaccattcaccgtgtccaatattaaacatggacacggtgaatggttaaCCGTGTCCTATACAAGTATCTTCACAACCccgaaaatggctaagtccgtgtccaatacaactagcCAGGCCGTAATTGGCTATGGAAGTAAaggacacggtaaatggttcaccgtgtctaaacatggtgattggttcaccgtgtttagacacggtgaacgaatcaccgtgtctaatgcAATATAACTCCCCGCCGGTGGTGGGAGTAATACACTAAACACGGTGattagttcaccgtgtttagacacggtgaaccaatcaccgtgttcatcTTGACCACCTGGCCCAgcccctgcccgcgtggcgctgacgtggcgctggcgtggcagaggcagggccatttttgcaaataaattttggacagggctatttttgcaaataaaatttgtcagggggctatttgcaaaaaaagcccctaATTCTTAGTACTAATTCAACTAAGAGGAGACATCTCAAATCAAAGTATGCTTTAGTTGACGCATGTCAactatgattcttttttttttcttaccaaaagaaaaatatgcaCTAAATAACAACATACCTCCATACAACGTTTTCATCTAAACTGTTGCT includes the following:
- the LOC109711642 gene encoding serine/threonine-protein phosphatase 7 long form homolog, which translates into the protein MQGYSPVQFTEHGRKLNRWQCEHPAVLDLLRRAGFYYVSRLRRLQLDQSLLGALVERWRRETQSFHLRHGEMSITLMDVAVITGLPVDSAAVTGGGSYQWAELCGLLLRVVPEDIRGGEIKIDWLYQQFHDIPLDAPEAIVRATARVYILFQIGCSLFPNPSGNRVHLKWLPHLEDFDLCVALAWGAAALAHLYRALGNACIRGKVECCCFGTLVQIWAWDHLHIGRPEVVGPQPELVDMPLGCRWNTRLAFRDNVRTTDIEFYRDQLDQQLESQIIWRPYDDAVLETLPPFCLAGSQVWRSRTTLVCFHIIELHHPDRVLRQFGLLQHIPEPVLAIPRINSRGRADEDWAAYHASYIERWNDRLVDIAEVAPETDPDPIRATTVYMQWYWTITRRWISRPVQRPPLAYQPCGHVERVLVDIVQRSHYTIRRVLPDISGGGVLATLSQVADQMEAVLETLPTLPHYVPPGSADYGGASTSGHAPVYSPPMPSSPIGEPPYVDVTDPAPAPVPQDPARAGDIVYFRRRRRSRSIRTDQPSSSAPPRPDQPSSSAPPRPDILPAHATAVIEPVIEGAAIEHLDQLEILEPFDEHDVGRGRGRGRRRGRGGRGRRT